The genome window TCTTGAaaacagtaatttatttaagaacaaataggctgtGAAAAAGAACTTCAAACTTTCACCCTGTTGTAATTTGTTAGACGAAGTTTTCtggacaaaaataaaacaaataggaCGATGCATTAATAAGGTTAgttttaacgaaaaaaaaaacactgggtatataatgtataataatttttttcttaataaaaacaataactacTGAAACCAAAATTCTAAAAGAAGTCCAAGTCTTACACAGATAGTAATTAACAAATTGGGGTTTTTTTACGAATCAACTACAAAcgggaaatttaaaataaacgtacgaactaaaatattctcaataataattgtaagagACAACCCTGAGTATACCGCAGCATCTGCTGTGGGTAAGATTGTCAATTCCACTATAACATATTAcgaacacaaaataaaatacagctGAAACATACAAAGACCCAAAGACGTTCACAAAGACATGGTGTAACTCCGCCCGCCGGATAAAAGCACTATTAAGATAGTAGGAGCGTTACAATCGTCTCGCTAGGGTTTATTGCATCTTTGTTTGCTCGGAAAGCAATAGTGGGGCACGTGGACCGACCCGACCCGCCTTCGTAATTCAACTATTGGCTTCCGTTTGCTATTATGCGGTAAATATCGAACGCAAATGCAATGaacttctatttttttattgtacatataaaagaaaacttttttttttaaagtcaaacGCTAAGACGGTCTGAGTGCAATAGAAGATTTTAACTAACAAAACACATTGCATTTTAACTAAAGAATATATgccgttttttaaatttaaaaataaacttgccCCTACGAACTTACCTCCAATTGCTACGGacattttttcctttatttattcataagcGAAAGCGGACTAGAGCTACTCGAAAATACGTGACTAcctaaagttaaattatgtaCGAGGGGGAATATTATGAAAGCCCCGTCTTGATAGTTGCATCGTCCCCGCTTACTTCGTATGCATCCTTTAGCTCAGCCAAATGatcattaagttatttttttttacttctctGAATATGAATAAAACTCCGTgcaagttataattttttttattgatcgTCTCATCCTGCGGTGAGTTTTCAGTTTCTTCATAATTTGTTTGCAGATGTTTACTAGTCTGTGACCGTCTAGTTGACTAAACATCATGTGTAATATCTGTGactatatttaattgcaatataactgtaaaattcttttatatatagtacAGGGACCTAAAAAGAATTCCTTGTATTTTTTCGTTCCCGagtacgtaatattttttaagaagtgTCAGAtcctaatttataatattattacgagACGCAGTTGTACACAAATTTGATAGGCCTGTACACCATATCGTATGTCAGATAAGCGCATCTAATATAAAGATTATCACGTAAGCTGTAAGagtatttgaaacaaaatacctctgtatttataaaatttaggaCATCTTGTTAAGTTCTTaatcttatatttttctaagttGCGAAGGGACTGTCTCAATGAAAGTTAGTTAGTAAATATCAATCACTCAGTAGATTTTAAATCTGTCATAGGTCGTTTAAAAAACGAATAACTATACTTTTGACCAATCAATATCAGATTCATTTACATacatagtaattaaataattctactTTCGCTTTACacacgtaaaatatttaaactataaaaaattcaatcagACATAGAGGCAATACGAGACATAGATACGTtacagaaataatataatgaaaaataaagggAATCTATTTAACAAAAAGATCAAAATAATTGTTGAAGATTAACAAGGGAGGAATGCCATGTTCGTGCGTAATTGAAACCTTTAATGTCTCCCTTTCCCTTTTCACTGacgttattttaacatttattcatttacattttgttaaaacgcgggtaaaataaacatgtttttcacATTTGAGAGCACAAAAGTAAagacataattttaacttatatattaGTATTAGGTGATTTTCTATaaagaaagtttaaataagtaCATGAAATATGATCAAGTAGTGAATGCCCCATCTAATCCTTGAAGAGGAAAAGTAAGATAATGTAAGtgatatatgaaaatattaagcCTATTAATAACAAAGATCACAAAGGAATCGTGAATTAAGCAACGTTTTGAGAGGTGGGTCTTAATGATCTTCTTATCCTCATTCAGAAGAGATTTATTTAACGTTGTCCAATAATTCAACTATAGGTTTCTTAGACTAATAAGAATGAAttactgtaatttttatatatttattttgtctattctGTCATAAGCTTTACGAATTACAGTgtaacctggataagcgacaGTTACTGTCCAGTCCCGACGGACTACCTCTATAAGCGAAAAACTCGGGTTggagagaaacctctaaaagcgagaaaaatatcatgTTCCCTTGCagtctcgcttatccaggttcgactttattttatctgactaatattataaatccgaatagatagatggatggatggttctTTGTTGGcatatggatgtagaacatagtctggaaggacatAGGGTTCTAATTacgctttattttaattcagcgtGGACAGTgtcgcgggcggcagctagttagttaaaagtatgaaattaaatttgaggccaaaaacaatcaaattatttttagtttctgTAAGATTTTGATACCTTACTTATCACCGAACATGGATATGAATAATCGAGCTTGCACTTCCGTATTTTTGTAAGATTAGCGGAATGGTTTGTAACATCTCTTTTATAAAAGACATACAAAACATCTGTAACTCTGTTCGTGCGAATATTGCGTGTTCGTTAAACTTtaaatctacaaaaaaaatttcatgacaatatatcaacaaaatagagatagcttttagatgtttaataaaaagcaGGTTGTATTAATCTGTTAAATGAAGTCGGCGATGGTAACGAAGAGGCACGGTGGGTATTTTTATGTCCGTAATCTACGAAGTAAGTGTCAGAAGGCAAGCTAAAGAATGAGTGGACGAGGCTTGCGTGCGGCTCGGCTGCGTGACCATTGTCCATCGATCACCATTCTTGTGAGATACGACACGAaggacatatttttttcacacGAACCGCCCTTTAATGACCGAAGTAGGCGCAAACATTTTCCTACAGACACTTTGTCATTTACACCGTGCTAGTTAACCACAATGGACATAATAAGAAttgtatttgaataattttacaagttgATTTTAACAGTACACGAAATGAAATTAAGGGTtttcaaaaaagtttatattaaaattgcattgcaattaaagcattttaaagtataataaaaatacgagATTTGTTTGCAAAAGAGTATTTATGTGGGATTAGTTTGGTGCCGAaaacctaattttagtactctTTCTCGCTAATTTTAATAAGGGAAGTgtatttgacggaggaggggacgcataaaaagggcgtccccttctccgtcgattaaaggtaggcaacgcatctgcaattgcggatgtctatgggcagcggtcaaaTTCGCTATTTCAGAGAATCCAtatgaccgcttgctcgtttgccaccaaatactattaaaaaaatcatacacaTCATTAGAAACAATTTGTTTAGTTATCGTGTGGTGATTTAATGtgttagatatatttattgcatGTTATGTTAATAGCTATTGTATTTCGTATAAGCCCCACAGAATGTAAGCGCCCCAACAAATGTCATGTTGAccttatttcataatattgaatattttgtaagggCATGTATTCATACGTAATGGTTTAGAAATTTTCACTGTCGTATTTGTCTTTGAAAACATATCCCTTTTTTTTAGAAACGACAAACTTGTGTTTGACTTCTTTTACGATAATCACGTTGGAAAAAGTTGTTGTTGGACTTTCTTACATTGAACATGGCCTTTTATCaaagaattttaatgaattagaTTACGAATGTCACGACgctaagtaaattaaatataatggcACCTTCACACAAAACATGTCTTGTAATAAAAGGGTTGTTTCGAAATTGCAATGATAGGTTCAACTAACAAGCCAACTGTCCCTTTCAGCGAAACTGTTAAACTTGTCTGAGGACTATATTGCGTGACAAAACACGACTGGTGCTCGGTAATCAGATTATCTGGCCATTCGGCTGCCGCGCTACTTGGCCTGATATCGGCCGCTCCGTGGCCACTAAACCGCCGCCCTATCAGCTTTTACAAGTTGTCGGTACGGCCACACAAATGCAGATAAGAACGAACTAAAACCATTTAGTACCAAACCCTAATCATTGTGAggtttatgtactttttatacTCAGTaaggtttttgttatttatatttggcTTTTATTGTAATGTGGAAAAGTACATGATTGTCGTTCTATTACTTTTGCTTACTAACACAGGTATTGGTATGGCCGAAACATCCATGTAAAAAcgtagattttatattaaaagtagaaattatttcttatgaaACATTTGTTATTGATAGAACTCCGACCTTAGCATAGAAATGAAACacgtttttttcttaattcgtTAAGACTACTACAACCAAAACTTTGTTACGGCGACAATTCTTTGACATAAAGTGCTAATGGCTCATTAAAACTTTTCAGTGCCGCGAAACATTtctgaaacaaaattatttgcacAATGTTCACGCATTTAACACGTAGGTAATAGGCTCTCCCCTTTGCGTGGCCTCTGTTATTAACTCACAATGCGTGTTATGCCGTGCCCATTAAAAGTGGAGCTCTAACGGTTTTAGCGCCATCCCCTTTGCCACtccgaattttattttaacaaaggtAGAGACGTAGCTCTTGATATTTTGGCGCTTTAATTATTCCGATGAATCTCGTCGCACAAGTCGTTTTATGTAAATGATTCTTTGCGTGAGCCATTACATCGACACAGGCTTAAAGACAGAGTGtcatattttgctttataagCGTTAATTTTCCCGTCTATCACACTTAATTGCTTAATACTTATCAAGTTGAAggttttacacaatttatacTTTAGGGTTAGATAGTGTAGTCCCACACGTAGTTATGTTTAAATTCTGTTAagtgtttatattttctgGTCCTaggatatatatattttataatctgctATGAGATCTCcgagatataaataattaaataaattgaaaggaGTAAAATGTGAAGCTAACAATTCATAAATGAGGGTCAAATCGgatttgaaatattgttgAGATCTCGTAATCGAGTACGCAATTTTGCTGACAAAAGCCCGAAAATGATAAAGCTTCGACAATTTGTAGAATATGGTCAGgatgaaagatttaaaaaccTTTGAAGACGATTCACTTTATCACGATGAATTTGTGAATAATCTTTCCAGGTTTCGAAAttccataatttttatttgattttttttatctcttctAGAatatttcagtcaaatcagaactaaaaaatataatatttctacgataaaaaattaaaagcttgTTTAAGCTTCAAccatttacattaaaaaaataagtctcGCATCTTTGTTTggataaaaattgaaatcgtTGAAATATTAATCTGATAGCATATACACTTTGCCTTTTTTACTTACAGTTGAAGGAACAATTAtacaaacattgatttttatcgaaatagattttattttgcattttttttttgtgtacactttatttttcttctgaGTCAGCACTCACTGTACGTTATTGTCACAAGGGGCAAGTTTGTTGTGGTTTTCCATGTCATTGTTTGTGTGTCCACCGGATATTGTTACTGCTTGTAATAACCACCGCCGGAAGCTAAAACCAACACGTACTATCCAGTGTCCCAAGATGACGTGTCATTTTTGTACGAAACTTTGTGCTGTAGATAATCAACCatattacaaagttatttgtaatttcttaTTGTGCATTACTcagtttagtttaaattttatttaattttttaatgaaagctaagtaaattattttgatatagatTTGAGTGTTTTAATCACaaggaaaattaataatttaagattttttttttaataaaaacacttttttttgcaataaaacatttttatttcaacctaaatacttaagtaaaatacatgctactatataattaaacgatcaaagcaaatttattttgatataatttacatttcggTGATATCAATTCAAATTTAGAAACGCTATGTTTGTACAGGAAGCATAGGCACAAAAGAATTGATCAACTTTTacttgttataaaaactttcttttgttCTTACAAAAGCAGCCGTCTATAATTACTCATTGTATCAAAAAAAGTCTCGAATTGTGAACATTAGCGTAGAGTTTCACTGCCGTGATACTTGTATTGATACGTTATGTCAATTCTTTTAATACAGTTTGATAAAACAATGActgtaatatacatttttagagCAAAAGATGGAAAACAAGCAAGCGACAATTCGTATTGCATTCGCAGACGCATTGTCTATCTCTAATCGACAAAGacggagacgcacagaaagtgaATATCTCCCCTACCTGTACTGCCAAATTCACCTTTTTTTTTCCATCccttcctaataaaaaaattgtgggTAGGTGAAGTGTTCCAAAACTAGGCCTCCAGCACGCACAATCATCAGGAAAAActcggaattacttccacttcacaatTGTTTTATGTGTCATAGTCGCTACATTCGGTCGAGCATTCGCGAAAAAGATGTTATTACGAACTCTACCACTCTTCAAACATATATCAATACAAGTTTCACGATAGTCAGTTAAGTTTCCATGGTAACGTTGTTATTAGGAATACAATTTCATACCATAACTACATTATtcatgtacaaataaaaaaacatacataaatttaactatataggtaatttaattattgaaacatAATATAGTTAGCAATTTGcaattgttttacattaaaatgagaCATTTtgcaatttcataaaaataaacaattaacagttcctttataaaaaataaccaagAATATTAATTCCTATTTAAATGAAGTATTCATAGTTTATGATTCTAAAAGCAACATCATTAGAAAACCTTCACTTCAATTATTTACACGTTTGTAGATAATAGTATTTCTATCTAAGAAGGCAgttctaatttatatttacaactatATATAATCTTACACCATTCTCAACGGTTTTACCTcgaaaaaagcaaaatttttcttttttacacattactgaaaactttgaaataaatgtaatacgaatgttatgttaatacataagatatgcaattaaaaaagatatgtaTTTCCTTccttaatttaatactaattacaacatttttacaattttaaattctcttttattttccttaaaattacacaagaaataaaacagcATGACTTTAACAGGTATAAACTACGCAACAAACTTTCTCAGTCGAAACTATGAACAAGAATCGTGATCGCTTCAAAAGGTTCTGTTAAGAAAGGACAAGGGATAATTTATCACGTTTCTAATTGCATTAAAGAACTAAGAAGTTGAATAAAGGAAAGTGTTAACAACATTACATTTAGTGTACACCCTCCGCTTGAACTTTTCactgaaacaaaaacaaagttttattataatagttcttttttttatgtttctgcCAGTATTGAAGTGGCGACAGTATTATTATTAGGGCCGATTTAAGTGTTGTGATTAAACCATTTCTACCTATTATTTTTTCCTATTGTAGGTTTAATTCGATAACCATATCTGTACTTTATGACTGTAAATGCGTGACTTATTTATGAATTAGCAATCCATACTGGCAGTATTTcaagtaatattttgaaaatctaggtctaaaaaaataatgcctagttttaaattgttaaaaagtgATATTTCAAGTAACTCACCTAATAACATGGCTTCTTTGCTATCGGCGAGCTGACTGTTGCCGACGACAGCTTCGCTCCCCTCCCGCCAAGAGGGCGCCACTCGTGCGGTGCAGCGCACTTGCATGGTGCGGCCCGTGGGAACACGCAGGCCCAGGGCGGTCGACACCAATCCGTGCTGGTGTTGAATATGTGGGTATTCAACGAGCAGCGCCGGGTCTGTCACCTAATGTTAAaagtacttaatataataaaaaagaaattcacGAATGCGTAGATTATGTGATTATAGCAAAAGAGGAGAGAGGTGTGCTAGAACGCGCCAAATTGAAATCCGTAATCTCTGTGTACCCTGTTGTTTTACGGGCGTGAGTtgtgtttttgttgttttatgtttctattctcatgtttctttttatcatATTGTGTGGTCCTAATTTACGATTTTATTCTGTgttgtgtatttataaatattttggaatatattggtttttaatttcgttgtATTGGTGCaaagtattaaatgttattttatttttcattttaatttctgtAATGTTCTTTGCaggtatgtttaaattttagtcCATTGGGACTTTTTGTAACCTTAACTACTTTGTGTATCAACTCGCATTCTTCTAAGAAACTGTTGAGTTCGGCAGTTTTTTCATTCaactttaagttaaatatcaaGGACAAAAAATGTGACGAAAATTTTAAGAGTTAAAAAGAACattatttgtaatgaaaaatcggtattttactgtatttagGCTTTTACAGTATAGAAATaactatgttaaataaaaaaaaataaacaatttcagACAGAATgttattttcacaattttgTACAtaggtttaaatataattaatataaaactttctgTTTCTTGATACTACATGAGCTATTAATATCTCATGTATGTATACGTACGGAAAACCATCAAATATTCACAGTAATGACTAGAGTGCCCGGACTGCTTCACCATGAATATTATCttctaaaatacattttggacaatattattttttcagatGAAAGATTACaatgtttgtatatattttagctATTACTAAGGAATAaagataacataatataaaacaatattatgatgttattattattattatctattaacgTAACAAACCATATAATTTATGTACCAACATAAGGCTAATGAGTAATAAAACCATATTATACTTAGTCCTATGAAtactaaactaatattataaatgtgcaagtttagatggattgatgaatgaatggatgttaTATCTTCAAAACGGCGAAACGGATCGATCTATAATTTGgtttagatgtagaacacaatcgataaaaaaaacacataggctacctataATCCATAAATGTGTACGGCTCCCGTAGGAAACATttgattcaaatatttactgGATAACTCCTCAAAGGTTTAATATCTCTTATtgaaattaggcacagatAAAATACATAGTCTCGTGTATTACTATATATAATTACTACTGTGATTCTACGTAgacgaaatcgcgggcaacagttagcttaaaaaatgaaataataaaaagttcaaaaaatataatgagaataactttttataaatttttgagaAATCAGCACCAGTTAATAAATGCCAAATTTGTACAGGAAACAAAGTTACCTTTTCACCGTCGATATCCCAACTGAGTATTGCCGCGGGGTACGACCGACCCGACGTACAGTTCAGAAACATTGAGTCGCCTCTTCTATTCTCTTGTTGGTTGCCAGTTATTCTCGGCCCTTCTCGTGGTAAATCTgtataagaatttttaatgacCGAACATATAAAGTTTCACACAATTACATTGTTGTTGAAAACAGTGCCGTGAGTTTATAGAGACATAAAtgaacttaattataaaattattaaactagttacatttctaaatttaatataataataaataatacttacatATTACTTCCATTCTTCCTTCACCAGCGGCTGAGGCAAAGCTGGGCGCTTCCGCCGAGACTTCGCACCTGTACTGGCCAGTGGATTTCAATGTCACTGGATGTAAGATAACTCTCCGATCATCAGATTTTAGTAACTGAAAACGTTATTGGATTTTAACTTtgctttgtaaaatattttatcaacaaaaataaaagccaAGAATGATTTATCCTTCTAAACCAGAGGTTTCTTACGGGTatctacataattttttttcttgagtGTAATCTGTATGTACAAATAACCCGTGTGTCCACGAATGTAAAGCAGAAATTTTGCTTAATTTAGAGATAATCTTAAAGGAATTTGAACTTTATCTTAACCTTTCGGCAACCTTGAAAACAACCCTTtgttaaataaacgaaaagCCTCTcctttataaagaaattataagaCATCGATTGTTAATACAGAAAACACGTAATAGTATTAAGatacaaattcaaattctTTTAGTTAGAAGTTTCGGGTTTGTTGTCCAATAATAATGACGTCCCTTGTACCTGTTCAAATTCAGATAACAGTTATGTAAACCTCAACCCATCGAGCGTACATTGACTTTAGTCTATACCTATAGCTATGAATAGAAAACGTGGGCATACTTACATCGACTTTTATTCCGTCTAATTTATACGCATGCTTTGGGGGATCAAACTTAGGCATGTAGCGATAGAATTCTTCATTATCTCGATACCATTTCACTGAATAAAGTTTATCATCCCCTAACTCATAGTCACAATCCAACTGTGCCGGCTGTCCTCTTACTTTATACGATGGTACCGCTACTCTTACTATTCTAAGTAGCATTGATTCTGCGAACAAATAAGTCAGTTAAGTCAGAAGTTAAACcagtaaattatgtattaactGTGTTATGAGAAAATATTAGACTCTAGATCACGCTGTAAATAATTGTGCTACGCAAAATGATATGCTACGAATTTCGTATCACGATCTATGTAAAACATCCAGGAGTTTTGAGATGCAATTTCGTAGAACAATTATTATCtatacagttaataaaaaatgagtgtctgtttgttgtattaaaaagtgtatttttGTGTTAACGTGACCTGTTTGCGTcacttaaaaaacaatttttaaaattgatgtcAGCAAGTCCTCGTGTATTCCAGATAACGTCCGAAAAGGCTGGACCGATATTGACGTGACTTTTAATGGAAGGTTAAaagactattttttaaaattccacaCCGCTAACGAAGTTACAGGCGGCAGCTAgtagtaatataatatgacCCAAAATAACTTTAACCCTCGGCTGTTTGGTCTCCCCAGTCGAGGGAATTCATTCTAAAAGGCTTTATGAAGTtgtttaacttattattttatcacatttcttattttattagcaGCTCAATTATgtttcacaaaataattatttttacgtgtATGCATTTTAGTAAAACAGTTGAAGGTTTTGATAGtgtaaaaacaaagttttgtattaaaacgaTGTACTTAAAGGTAAACAAAAAGtactcattttttttactaattctGAGTGAATTCTTCCGAAATGCCTTaagttgtaattttacttctattgaaatatattgatCTTAAGCCGAATACTCGCATAAATTGAGGTGTTTgttatagttataataatagtaatatgtcaattaatttatttaaatctagtaAAGAACGTCTgtaattttgttgattttataaactaactaaGCGACCAGTGAGAACATTTAAACTCTGGGGTTTTTTGTACTGCTTACTAATCGAAATTGTATTTGTGTtcaaaattttttgtaaaaaaaaaaaaaattcaaaaaaaatcacattctCGGAAAATTTAAGcctttaatactttaattaataatatgaaatcaAGCTTGCAACAATATTATTTCGgtcaattctttaaaaatttaaacatgaaGTAAACGTTTtctaattgatattaatagCGAATGAAATTGGATCACCAATAGCATAATTATTAAGCTAACATCCGAAGACGCGGTGGTTAGTTCGATTTCCGTCATTCTACAATAGTGGTGAACCATGTTCAACATAAGCCTAGAGCTCAGTTGGAATGATGTCAAACCATACTATTAAaccagaaataataataatctgataatataaaaaagacagTAATCTTTGTACAAGATTTTACTTATGTTTACATTATATAGGAATGGGTTGTTAGTGTTCcattttattcgtttttacGATCTACTTATTCGTAAAGAACCATTTATCTTAATCATGCTAACATATAGAAAAGGGAATACAAAAAGTTCGTAAATAAGTTACTGAGTGACAATTTGCGTAATGCTAAATagtctttttatttgtttgtgtatTAAATAACCAAGagatagtaaatttatttggtaaatattactaataatagAATGGATATTTCTttggaggtatctccggaacggctgaacggaacttgatgaaatttggcacagatgaacATGACtatgtggaagaacacataagctatttattaagtttttttagtatGTATGAGGCAGTTGCTGGCTTATGAATGTGTACAAGACAAATGACGCTTTCTTAATTCCTcacgttattaatttattgatgatattgtataataaagtTGTTACAGAACAATATAACATGTTTGATATGATGCAATACTCAAGAACTGCGGTATTTAGAGCAACTGAAACAGACGTGCAtgaatgtatatatttatgaactggctattgcccgcgactctcTCCGCGCggcgttaaaaaaaacttaataagtagcatatgtttTGTTCCAGGCTATAATTTGCATTAaagccaaatttaatcgagattggttaagccgttctagagatacattctaacaaacatccatacaatcGCATCATTATTTGACCAGTggtttttatatcaaactagctttttcccgcgactccgtccgcgcgaaataaaaaatagaaaatggggtaaaaattatcctatgtccgtttcctgtttctaagctacctgcccaccaattttcagtcaaatcgattcagccgttcttgagttataaatggtgtaactaacacaactttcttttatatatatagatatagaagatgtcatctatttaaattgatttatgtcTATTTGATTCAAAGGTCACAGTAGGCATTTG of Papilio machaon chromosome 6, ilPapMach1.1, whole genome shotgun sequence contains these proteins:
- the LOC106714982 gene encoding uncharacterized protein LOC106714982; translated protein: MFITFAIISLLIKESMLLRIVRVAVPSYKVRGQPAQLDCDYELGDDKLYSVKWYRDNEEFYRYMPKFDPPKHAYKLDGIKVDLLKSDDRRVILHPVTLKSTGQYRCEVSAEAPSFASAAGEGRMEVIYLPREGPRITGNQQENRRGDSMFLNCTSGRSYPAAILSWDIDGEKVTDPALLVEYPHIQHQHGLVSTALGLRVPTGRTMQVRCTARVAPSWREGSEAVVGNSQLADSKEAMLLVKSSSGGCTLNVMLLTLSFIQLLSSLMQLET